From Phragmites australis chromosome 5, lpPhrAust1.1, whole genome shotgun sequence, a single genomic window includes:
- the LOC133919017 gene encoding DNA repair protein RAD5A isoform X3, whose protein sequence is MGKEREREEQVAMVRAVLGEGTPEMDIIRALHMAGDDPTKAINILLDFLQKPPPSPSPSPSPPPAKPAKTLTESTPPSSVPTHPKPTAEKPKPAPAPATTNGGGEHWWLVGSAEMAGLATCKGRRIAPGDAVTFSFPNATAAAAAAGKSRPGRPGLASCSSGIMRFSTPNHGEVGRIPNEWARCLLPLLKENKIKVQGSCKSAPEALSIMDAVLLSVCVYINSSMFHDQKQSTPKAARVAPEDSTFHPLPALFKLIGLAPFKKAAFTPEDLYSRKRPIETKSSIGVPATKLTSEKLRLSSGGNEDDQDEETVSDSDLDDLIGITDSSALEERAPPDSLQCDLRSYQKQALHWMLQLEKGSSYQDAATTLHPCWEAYKLEDKRELVLYLNVFSGDATTEFPSTLQLGRGGILADAMGLGKTIMTIALLLSDSGKGCITTHHTTQICGEARGLGELPTHSHDAVKKLASPFSFSKLRKHKAPLIGGGNLIVCPMTLLGQWKAEIEAHTKPGIVNIYVHYGQNRPKEAGFVGQSDIVLTTYGVVASEFSTDGSIENGPLYSVNWFRVVLDEAHMIKSSRSLISLAAASLTADRRWCLTGTPIQNNLEDLYSLFRFLRVEPWRNWALWHKLVQKPYEEGDERGLKLVQSILKPIMLRRTKNSTDKEGRPIVTLPPANIEVKYCDLSEAEKDFYEALFRKSKVKFDQFVEQGRVLHNYASILELLLRLRQCCDHPFLVLSRGDTQEFADLNKLVKRFLHGGNGAVNGDSSCLPSRAYIEEVVQELQKGEGECPICLEAFEDAVLTSCAHRLCRECLLSSWRSATAGLCPVCRRSMSKQDLITAPTDSRFQVDVDKNWVESSKISALLLELEALRSSGAKSIVFSQWTAFLDLLQIPLLR, encoded by the exons ATGGGGaaggagcgggagcgggaggagCAGGTGGCCATGGTGCGCGCGGTGCTCGGCGAGGGCACGCCGGAGATGGATATCATCCGCGCGCTCCACATGGCTGGCGATGACCCCACCAAGGCCATCAACATCCTCCTCGACTTCCTCCAGAAGCCACCGCCATCGCCGtcgccctccccctccccaccgCCTGCCAAACCTGCCAAAACCCTCACCGAGTCAACCCCACCGAGCAGTGTCCCTACGCATCCCAAGCCCACGGCAGAGAAACCTAAGCCCGCGCCTGCGCCCGCGACAACCAACGGCGGCGGTGAGCACTGGTGGTTGGTGGGGAGCGCCGAGATGGCGGGGTTGGCCACCTGCAAGGGCAGACGAATTGCCCCTGGGGACGCGGTCACCTTCTCCTTCCCCAACGCcacggctgccgccgccgcggcgggcaAGAGCCGTCCCGGCCGCCCCGGCCTTGCTTCCTGCTCCTCCGGGATCATGCGCTTCTCCACCCCGAACCACGGGGAG GTGGGTCGCATCCCCAATGAGTGGGCACGGTGCCTCCTTCCCCTTCTCAAGGAGAACAAGATAAAAGTCCAGGGCTCGTGCAAATCAGCTCCTGAGGCGCTTAGCATTATGGACGCCGTCCTCTTATCCGTGTG TGTATATATCAACAGCTCAATGTTTCACGATCAAAAGCAATCGACGCCCAAAGCCGCTCGGGTTGCTCCTGAGGATTCCACATTTCACCCACTACCTGCACTTTTTAAGTTGATTGGGCTTGCCCCTTTTAAAAAG GCCGCATTTACTCCAGAAGATCTTTATTCCAGGAAGCGACCGATTGAAACAAAG AGCAGTATCGGAGTGCCTGCCACTAAGTtgacatccgagaaattgagaTTATCTTCTGGTGGAAATGAAGATGATCAGGATGAAGAAACTGTTTCAGATTCAGATTTGGATGATCTAATTGGAATCACTGACAGTTCTGCACTGGAG GAAAGGGCTCCCCCTGATTCTCTGCAGTGCGATCTACGCTCTTATCAAAAGCAGGCCCTTCATTGGATGCTGCAACTTGAGAAAGGAAGTTCTTACCAGGATGCAGCTACAACCCTTCACCCTTGTTGGGAAGCATATAAACTCGAGGACAA GAGGGAACTAGTTTTGTACTTGAATGTGTTTTCAGGCGATGCCACAACTGAGTTCCCTAGTACATTACAACTTGGCAGAGGAGGG ATTCTGGCAGATGCAATGGGATTGGGGAAGACTATTATGACTattgctcttcttctttctgATTCTGGCAAAGGATGCATCACTACTCACCATACCACTCAGATCTGTGGAGAAGCTAGAGGGTTGGGTGAATTGCCTACTCATTCTCATGATGCTGTGAAGAAGCTTGCTAGCCCTTTCTCTTTTAGTAAGCTTAGAAAACATAAGGCTCCACTTATTGGAGGTGGCAATCTAATCGTCTGCCCAATGACTCTACTTGGTCAGTGGAAG GCGGAGATTGAAGCTCATACTAAGCCGGGCATTGTGAATATATATGTTCATTATGGACAAAACAGACCAAAAGAAGCAGGTTTTGTCGGTCAGAGTGATATTGTCCTGACTACATATGGTGTCGTGGCATCAGAATTTTCAACTGAT GGTTCAATAGAAAATGGTCCTCTCTACTCTGTAAATTGGTTCAGAGTTGTGCTTGATGAAGCACACATGATAAAGTCTTCTAGAAGTTTGATATCCCTAGCTGCTGCTTCTCTGACAGCTGATCGGCGCTGGTGTCTCACCGGTACACCAATTCAG AACAACTTGGAGGATCTGTACAGCCTTTTTCGGTTTTTGAGAGTTGAACCATGGAGGAACTGGGCCTT GTGGCATAAACTTGTACAAAAACCATACGAAGAAGGTGATGAAAGAGGCTTAAAGCTAGTGCAGTCTATTTTAAAGCCAATAATGTTGAGAAGGACTAAAAATAGCACAGACAAGGAGGGCAG ACCGATCGTTACTTTACCCCCTGCGAATATTGAAGTAAAATATTGTGATTTGTCAGAGGCTGAGAAGGATTTCTATGAAGCTCTATTTCGAAAATCTAAG GTAAAATTTGATCAATTTGTGGAGCAAGGAAGGGTCTTGCACAACTATGcttcaattttggagttacttTTGCGCCTTCGGCAATGCTGTGACCATCCGTTCCTTGTTCTGAG TCGTGGGGATACACAGGAGTTTGCAGACCTAAACAAGCTTGTGAAGCGTTTCCTGCATGGTGGTAATGGTGCCGTTAATGGGGATTCTTCTTGCCTCCCCTCTAGAGCTTACATTGAAGAGGTTGTCCAAGAACTGCAGAAAGGTGAAGGGGAGTGCCCTATTTGCCTAGAAGCCTTTGAGGATGCTGTATTAACTTCCTGTGCCCACCGTTTATGCCGAGAGTGTCTGTTGTCTAGTTGGCGAAGTGCAACAGCAGGTCTTTGTCCTGTCTGTAG AAGGTCAATGAGCAAACAAGATCTCATAACTGCTCCAACTGATAGCCGCTTTCAAGTTGATGTCGATAAAAACTGGGTTGAATCTTCCAAGATATCTGCTCTCCTGCTGGAGTTAGAAGCTCTTCGCAGTTCAGGTGCCAAGAGCATCGTGTTTAGCCAGTGGACTGCATTTTTAGATCTCTTGCAAATTCCACTTTTGAGGTAA